The following are from one region of the Nostoc cf. commune SO-36 genome:
- a CDS encoding adenylate/guanylate cyclase domain-containing protein, with translation MQLPIFNRLTIKSKLIIVVLFASISSILIIGYLGWKMGKRSLTQSVSNQLTSVRAAKSDEIKTYLQTLRNHLQTLCEDRMVIAAMVDFHQGFQELNQKSIPPQWKQSLQNYYEKEFFPQISEKVSGELRFSNYSPVSQAAKYLQYYYVAGNSYPSEQKAQLLDAGDGSAYSRFHAQYQPLFQNLVQSMGYSNLLLIDHNTGDIIYSIRKEPDYGTNLYTGPYRTSHLAKLVATVRQSFDPRTTQITDFEAYRPMYGSQVAFIAGPIYDGSKLVGILVVQLSVAEINRIMTSNQNWVNEGLGKSGEAYLVSSDYRMRSLSRFALTDKENKIQTVQTEGARKALAGETGIGIFKDYRGISALTAYAPLKIGDLNWAILAQMDTDEVFAPVNNLQLWLLSASTILIVMFTFLSIIIAYFVNRPIAAIKEGIQQLQAGNYDTTVNINADDEFGEIGRAFNAMIISVGEKLAEIDQKNRENEALMLNIVPFTIAQRLKQGELVIADHVKQVTILYARVVGIAELSQRLPASEIIQLLTRLFHEFDQAAERFGLERKSTIDTDYMVVCGLTIPRLDHVKRTVDFGVEMLNILHRMELGHDLALGLRIGIHTGSVTAGIIGTKKFGYNVWGESVYLVMRLYTQAELNSIVMTRAAYEWVADSYTLVQYRPMHIDNIGEVDTWILVSATRMSMSKVDLVQSSFAKVQVIADTAAELFYQRLFELSPSLRPLFKGSMEDQQRKLMSTLAIAVEGLRQPAAIITAVQELGKRHTSYGVTAEYYDVVGEALLWTLEQGLGEAFTPQVRRAWEEAYKFLSEIMKDAAAQVEHQNIGV, from the coding sequence ATGCAGCTACCCATCTTTAATCGGTTGACCATCAAATCCAAGCTTATTATCGTCGTACTGTTTGCCAGCATTAGCTCGATTTTAATCATTGGCTATCTAGGGTGGAAAATGGGTAAGCGATCGCTAACTCAGTCTGTTTCTAATCAACTTACCAGTGTTCGCGCTGCTAAGTCAGACGAAATCAAAACTTACTTGCAAACTCTACGCAATCACCTTCAAACCCTGTGTGAAGATCGGATGGTTATTGCCGCGATGGTAGATTTCCATCAAGGATTTCAGGAATTGAATCAGAAATCAATTCCGCCACAGTGGAAGCAATCTTTGCAAAATTATTATGAGAAGGAATTTTTTCCCCAGATTTCTGAGAAAGTTTCTGGAGAACTCCGTTTTAGCAACTATAGTCCTGTCAGCCAAGCTGCTAAATATCTCCAGTATTACTACGTTGCTGGTAATTCCTATCCTTCTGAACAAAAAGCTCAACTTTTAGATGCTGGCGATGGTAGTGCATACAGTCGCTTCCATGCTCAATATCAACCTTTATTTCAAAATCTAGTCCAAAGCATGGGCTATAGCAATTTATTACTCATCGATCATAATACAGGCGATATTATCTACTCAATCCGTAAAGAACCAGACTACGGTACTAACCTCTATACTGGCCCCTACCGCACCAGCCACCTAGCCAAGTTGGTAGCAACTGTGCGTCAGAGCTTCGATCCTAGAACAACTCAAATTACTGATTTTGAAGCTTATCGACCAATGTATGGTTCTCAAGTGGCATTTATCGCTGGCCCCATTTATGACGGCTCTAAACTGGTGGGAATTTTAGTGGTGCAACTATCTGTTGCGGAAATTAACCGCATCATGACCAGCAACCAAAACTGGGTGAATGAGGGTTTAGGAAAGTCTGGAGAAGCTTATTTAGTCAGTTCAGATTATCGGATGCGATCGCTCTCAAGATTTGCACTCACAGATAAAGAAAACAAAATCCAGACTGTACAAACAGAAGGTGCGCGAAAAGCCTTGGCCGGTGAAACTGGTATAGGCATTTTCAAAGATTATCGTGGGATCTCGGCGCTCACTGCTTATGCTCCTTTGAAGATTGGCGATCTGAACTGGGCAATATTGGCACAGATGGACACAGATGAAGTCTTTGCTCCCGTGAACAATCTACAATTGTGGCTGTTGAGCGCCAGCACAATTTTAATTGTCATGTTCACATTTTTAAGCATTATTATTGCTTATTTTGTGAATCGCCCCATTGCCGCCATCAAAGAGGGAATTCAACAACTGCAAGCCGGCAATTATGACACCACAGTTAATATTAATGCTGACGATGAATTTGGAGAGATCGGACGGGCGTTTAATGCAATGATTATTAGTGTGGGCGAAAAGTTAGCAGAAATCGACCAAAAAAATCGGGAAAATGAAGCTCTAATGCTCAATATTGTACCTTTTACTATTGCCCAGCGCCTCAAACAGGGTGAGTTAGTAATTGCCGACCATGTGAAGCAGGTCACTATTTTATATGCGCGTGTGGTTGGTATTGCCGAACTTAGTCAACGACTCCCAGCCTCAGAAATTATTCAACTGCTGACTCGCTTATTTCATGAATTCGATCAGGCTGCGGAACGCTTTGGGCTGGAGCGTAAAAGTACAATTGACACCGATTACATGGTAGTTTGCGGACTGACGATTCCCCGACTAGATCACGTGAAACGCACCGTTGATTTTGGGGTGGAAATGTTGAATATCCTACATCGTATGGAGTTAGGACACGATTTAGCTTTGGGGTTGAGAATTGGTATTCATACTGGTTCGGTAACGGCTGGGATAATAGGTACTAAAAAATTTGGTTACAACGTTTGGGGCGAATCGGTTTATTTAGTGATGCGGTTGTATACTCAAGCTGAACTCAACAGCATTGTGATGACTCGTGCTGCTTACGAGTGGGTAGCAGATTCTTACACTTTAGTGCAATACCGACCGATGCACATTGACAACATCGGCGAAGTAGACACATGGATTTTGGTTTCTGCTACTAGGATGTCAATGAGCAAAGTTGATCTAGTGCAATCATCTTTTGCGAAAGTTCAAGTGATCGCTGATACCGCCGCCGAATTATTTTATCAACGACTGTTTGAATTAAGTCCCTCTTTGCGACCTCTATTCAAGGGGAGTATGGAAGATCAGCAACGCAAGCTGATGAGTACACTAGCGATCGCCGTTGAAGGATTACGCCAACCAGCAGCAATTATTACTGCTGTGCAAGAACTGGGTAAACGACACACCAGCTACGGAGTGACGGCGGAATATTACGACGTGGTGGGGGAGGCTTTACTCTGGACGTTAGAGCAAGGGTTAGGAGAAGCATTTACCCCTCAAGTCCGGCGAGCCTGGGAAGAAGCTTATAAATTTTTGAGTGAAATTATGAAAGATGCTGCGGCTCAAGTAGAGCATCAAAATATTGGGGTTTAG
- a CDS encoding mechanosensitive ion channel family protein, with amino-acid sequence MRQDILTWGIALMLGVPVVAIALNEVIERLQRQNIPFVETLQHLRNLVLPFLTAWLVMRQILTLEPSGNLVRAVETLFWIATICAGLSFLNTTLTTRKKPKAWQIRVPNLYLLLAKASVVLLIGVHILSNIWKIDLAQITTALGVGSLVVALALQDTLSNLVSGFLLLLERPFEEGDWLKVSPRSGTSYEGEVIEMNWRAVRLRTRDRDMIIIPNGELGKISFENYTLLNPIHAEKVFVRFSYNDLPNQVIDTLQKAALETTGIVADPQPNIRIKEYGDFFISYELKIYINNYPKKDDIRGELLKRIYYAVKRNKLTIPLPIQMEYSLDQALLKNEVPQERILEYLEALPYLAFLDPSTINKLARSAIVEEYGVGECIVKAGNLDKGFFIVWDGCVRLSVKNSQGKDQEVFRLSSGDCFGEMSLLAGQPSLATVTVVQDLQAIVIPTEVIIDLAEHSPKFALEINRLIEERDKVIKRI; translated from the coding sequence ATGCGCCAAGACATTTTAACTTGGGGAATTGCCTTGATGCTGGGGGTTCCTGTGGTGGCGATCGCTCTCAACGAAGTAATTGAGAGATTACAACGGCAAAACATACCGTTTGTAGAAACACTCCAACATCTGCGGAATCTAGTTTTGCCTTTTCTGACTGCATGGCTGGTGATGCGTCAGATTCTGACTCTCGAACCTTCAGGAAATTTGGTACGTGCAGTCGAAACCCTATTTTGGATTGCAACCATCTGCGCTGGATTATCTTTTTTAAACACTACCCTGACAACCCGCAAGAAACCCAAAGCTTGGCAAATTCGAGTGCCAAATCTCTATTTGTTGCTAGCAAAAGCCTCAGTTGTCTTACTCATTGGAGTGCATATCCTTTCTAATATTTGGAAAATTGACTTAGCACAAATTACAACTGCTCTTGGGGTTGGTTCTCTAGTAGTGGCGTTAGCTCTACAAGATACCCTAAGTAATTTAGTTTCAGGCTTTCTCCTACTTTTAGAAAGACCTTTTGAAGAAGGAGATTGGCTAAAAGTTTCTCCCCGTTCAGGCACGAGTTATGAAGGAGAAGTAATTGAAATGAATTGGCGGGCTGTTCGCCTGAGAACCAGAGATAGAGACATGATTATTATCCCGAATGGAGAACTGGGAAAAATAAGTTTTGAAAACTATACTTTACTCAATCCTATTCATGCAGAAAAGGTTTTTGTCAGGTTTTCTTATAATGATTTGCCTAATCAAGTTATAGATACTCTTCAAAAAGCTGCATTAGAAACTACCGGAATCGTTGCCGATCCACAACCTAACATCCGCATCAAAGAATATGGAGATTTTTTCATCAGTTACGAGTTGAAAATCTACATCAATAATTATCCTAAAAAAGATGATATCAGAGGCGAGTTGTTAAAACGAATCTACTACGCCGTCAAGCGTAACAAGTTAACAATTCCCTTGCCAATTCAAATGGAATATTCTCTCGATCAAGCTTTGTTAAAAAACGAAGTTCCACAAGAAAGAATATTGGAATATTTGGAAGCCTTGCCTTATCTTGCCTTCCTCGATCCTAGTACTATCAATAAACTTGCTCGTAGCGCCATTGTTGAAGAATATGGCGTAGGTGAATGTATTGTCAAAGCTGGAAATCTCGACAAAGGATTTTTTATTGTTTGGGATGGATGCGTTCGCCTCTCGGTAAAAAACTCTCAAGGGAAAGACCAAGAAGTATTTCGTTTGTCAAGTGGCGATTGTTTCGGTGAAATGTCGCTCTTAGCAGGACAACCCAGTTTAGCGACTGTCACGGTGGTTCAAGATTTACAGGCGATCGTAATTCCGACTGAGGTAATCATTGACTTGGCAGAACACAGTCCTAAGTTTGCTTTAGAAATCAACCGCTTAATTGAGGAGCGAGATAAGGTAATTAAGCGCATCTGA
- a CDS encoding LysR substrate-binding domain-containing protein: MAGMTLEQLKIFLAVAQNLHFTRAAEELYITQPAVSAAVHNLEQEYGVKLFHRIGRHIEIAEAGKLLQVEAQKILDQVSLTERGLRELNNLQRGELKLGSSLTIGNYWLPSKISEFKSRYPGIQIDCSLANTEEICVGTATGQFDLGLVEGDVKPALQSTLEYEIVGSDRLQIVVGQKHPWFEWGEIDLSQLTQTLWVMREPGSGTQQRFEEALENWGINLNELNVILVFNSGEMTKAAIEDGVGAIGISELMVKKEIQLGTLRAIRVIDNRDGNGAIAEIVRPFFKLKHRQRFQTALSKVFEQMLVSSMLDGSPQHILKPVI; encoded by the coding sequence ATGGCAGGAATGACGCTTGAGCAGCTAAAAATATTTCTGGCTGTGGCGCAGAACTTACACTTTACTCGCGCAGCAGAGGAGCTTTATATTACACAACCTGCCGTCAGTGCAGCAGTCCACAACTTAGAGCAAGAATACGGAGTTAAACTATTCCATCGGATTGGTCGCCATATTGAGATTGCTGAGGCGGGTAAATTATTGCAAGTGGAAGCGCAAAAAATTCTCGACCAAGTTTCCTTGACTGAAAGGGGATTGCGAGAATTGAACAATCTGCAACGGGGTGAATTGAAATTAGGGTCGAGTCTGACAATTGGTAATTACTGGCTACCAAGTAAGATTAGTGAGTTTAAGAGCCGATATCCCGGTATCCAGATTGACTGTAGCCTTGCTAATACAGAAGAGATTTGTGTCGGAACTGCGACAGGACAGTTTGATTTGGGTTTGGTAGAAGGAGATGTGAAGCCAGCACTTCAGAGTACTCTAGAGTACGAAATAGTGGGGAGCGATCGCTTACAAATTGTAGTAGGTCAAAAACACCCTTGGTTTGAGTGGGGAGAAATTGACTTAAGCCAATTGACTCAAACCCTTTGGGTAATGCGAGAACCAGGTTCTGGAACTCAGCAAAGATTTGAGGAAGCCTTAGAAAATTGGGGAATTAATCTCAATGAACTGAATGTAATTTTAGTATTCAACAGTGGGGAGATGACAAAAGCAGCGATTGAAGATGGTGTCGGTGCAATCGGAATTTCTGAGTTGATGGTAAAAAAAGAAATACAGTTAGGAACACTGCGGGCAATTCGAGTTATTGATAACAGAGATGGCAACGGTGCGATAGCAGAAATAGTTAGACCTTTTTTCAAACTCAAACATCGTCAACGTTTTCAAACTGCTCTTTCTAAAGTCTTTGAACAAATGTTAGTATCATCTATGCTAGATGGCTCACCTCAACACATATTAAAACCAGTTATTTAA
- a CDS encoding YidH family protein: MQLKLKATEEGKDNKKPGRLNPSRIRDHLANERTYLAWMRTGIALLGFGVVIVRLRAFQVPLIPRPGNGWKLGLVFSLVGLITVCLSTSHYFAVRRDIEEDTYEPTDRWVLLFSLAVMILGTGVIYFVFTTSLDPMSPLMPE; encoded by the coding sequence ATGCAGTTAAAATTGAAAGCTACAGAAGAAGGCAAAGATAACAAAAAGCCAGGACGACTGAATCCGTCCCGAATTCGAGATCACTTGGCAAATGAGCGTACCTATCTCGCTTGGATGCGGACAGGAATCGCTCTTTTAGGTTTTGGTGTCGTTATCGTGCGTTTGCGTGCTTTTCAAGTACCTTTAATACCCCGTCCTGGCAACGGCTGGAAGTTAGGTTTAGTCTTTTCGCTGGTGGGTTTAATCACGGTGTGCCTGTCAACGTCACACTATTTCGCTGTCCGTCGTGATATCGAAGAAGATACTTATGAACCAACAGACCGGTGGGTGCTGCTGTTCAGTCTCGCTGTGATGATTCTCGGAACTGGGGTAATCTATTTTGTTTTTACAACTTCTTTAGATCCCATGAGTCCACTTATGCCTGAGTAA
- a CDS encoding class I SAM-dependent methyltransferase, with product MSKKSDSQFQNLFSSPKPTNWDERLAQIAYRFNREYQRETFELPAEVQAMPIFREWIGGSFSGRIASPFWEIAEPKKNQHCLDIGCGISFLIYPWRDWQAFFHGQEISNVARDTLNSRGPQLNSKLFKGVELGAAHQLNYSPEQFDLAIATGFSCYFPLEYWNAVLAEVKRVLKPGGHFVFDILNPEQPLAEDWAVLETYLGAEVFLEPVAEWEKTIKAAGAKVVTHKSGELFELYKVRF from the coding sequence ATGTCTAAAAAGTCCGATTCGCAGTTCCAAAATCTCTTTAGTTCACCCAAACCAACCAACTGGGACGAAAGATTAGCCCAAATAGCCTATCGTTTTAACCGGGAGTATCAACGTGAAACCTTTGAACTCCCAGCAGAAGTACAGGCGATGCCGATATTCCGCGAGTGGATTGGAGGTAGTTTCTCAGGAAGAATTGCTTCCCCTTTTTGGGAAATTGCTGAACCTAAAAAGAACCAGCACTGTTTAGACATAGGCTGTGGTATCAGCTTTTTAATATATCCTTGGCGGGATTGGCAAGCATTTTTTCATGGGCAAGAAATCAGTAATGTAGCACGCGATACCCTTAATTCGCGTGGGCCGCAGTTGAATTCTAAGCTGTTCAAAGGTGTTGAGTTGGGAGCAGCCCATCAGCTAAACTATTCACCAGAGCAATTTGATCTTGCGATCGCCACAGGATTTAGCTGCTATTTTCCCCTCGAATATTGGAATGCTGTACTAGCAGAAGTCAAGCGCGTATTAAAACCAGGTGGACATTTTGTGTTTGACATCCTCAATCCAGAACAGCCTTTAGCAGAAGATTGGGCAGTTCTGGAAACATATTTGGGGGCTGAGGTGTTTTTAGAGCCTGTAGCTGAGTGGGAAAAAACGATTAAGGCGGCTGGTGCTAAAGTAGTCACACATAAATCAGGGGAATTATTCGAGTTGTATAAGGTGCGGTTTTAA
- a CDS encoding tetratricopeptide repeat protein → MQTLHLDLKPVDDNYVELRYFIDNPNQYEKRSLPLSEIADLIQLAERDYYVSFFPEDYTITGRRLYNWLDGSDRWLQLLLDNYRREGIVLAITSLSSANATSEKLAHLPWEVLHDGVSFLVQRVPAILPVRWVSDSAVKKLTIEGEPKNRALQVLFMATSPLNVEPVLEFEAEEARILEATARQPLALTVEESGCLSELGYLVDGYDREYFDVLHLTGHATLQNGQPRFITETATGEAFYASARDIAQELQFRLPKLIFLSGCRTGQAGNSGSVPSMAEELLKSGAKAVLGWGQKVLDSDATAAAAVLYQELSGGKQITEAVACTYQALIKNKARDWHLLRLYAAGNLPSSLVTPLRSRGRKPAPPLSVSTQFLDPAGKVKVPTRESFVGRRRQLQNCLRVLSQPLLSHPYQGGDTGGVGVLIHGMGGLGKSSLAARLCDRLPNFERVVWVGRIDQANLVSRLAEKLDDNEQRKSLQNYDEELKYRLRRVFQQLHEGAKPFLLVLDDFEENLEPRNESYVLQPEAVEVMKALVWAIRENFTSHRIIITCRYDFEFTQLQYFQKQPLDALHGADLRKKCDRLTAFNAKSQVDEALKSQAQKLADGNPRLLEWLDKILQNTTVDVAAILNRLAADPVELREQVLAEALLEQMDTTMREMLSRGLVFELPVPREALAAVCENISNLEHYISRAVALGLLEVSHDEALRVPRILPLPVIENKNIYSQSVRILNQIWRLETEGNLAEDRCIEIHRLALLGGEKDIAIETCSALAFWNQGQSLYRNAAKVCKTTLKFFKDWSIFNNLARAEKELGNTKNALKYYHEALNLCPLFNKKQKATILHNLSIIYIETGQPKKAIYFNKKSREISQEINSYENLMMVSHGMAIICTQQGKIDDALNYYEKALEAADRIEDEVILTQKPRYKAVCLSNIAYIHTLNGNLEAAITLYTKSIQIMEELGDIKNQAATLHNIAQIYILQGLINQAVPFLLQSLTLKESIGYVKGQSVTLHTLAHVYITQGQVDQGIALYEKALKLAREIHDVEGQAYSLMMLGQIVAIERSFSVGMGYLHEAINIFQQLNSPHTKKVQAIIDYLLSTRL, encoded by the coding sequence GTGCAAACCCTCCACCTCGACCTTAAGCCAGTTGATGATAATTACGTAGAGTTACGTTACTTTATTGATAATCCAAACCAGTATGAAAAGCGATCGCTTCCTCTATCAGAAATCGCCGATTTGATTCAGTTGGCCGAGCGAGATTATTACGTTTCGTTTTTCCCAGAGGATTATACGATAACTGGACGGCGGTTGTATAACTGGTTGGATGGGAGCGATCGCTGGCTGCAACTCTTGCTAGATAACTATCGGCGTGAGGGGATTGTGTTAGCGATAACTTCGTTAAGCTCCGCTAACGCCACATCTGAAAAACTTGCTCATCTGCCTTGGGAAGTGCTTCACGATGGCGTTAGTTTTTTGGTTCAGCGAGTCCCGGCGATTCTCCCGGTGCGCTGGGTGTCAGATAGCGCGGTAAAAAAATTAACTATTGAGGGGGAACCAAAAAACCGGGCGCTGCAAGTTTTGTTTATGGCAACTTCGCCCCTGAATGTTGAACCTGTGCTGGAGTTTGAGGCAGAGGAAGCACGGATTCTAGAAGCAACGGCGCGACAACCTTTAGCTTTGACAGTGGAAGAAAGCGGCTGTTTATCGGAGTTGGGTTATTTAGTTGATGGTTACGACAGGGAATATTTTGATGTTTTACACCTGACGGGTCATGCTACTTTACAAAATGGGCAACCGCGCTTCATTACAGAAACGGCAACAGGTGAAGCTTTCTATGCCAGTGCTAGAGATATTGCCCAAGAATTACAATTTCGACTGCCTAAACTGATTTTCCTCTCTGGTTGTCGCACCGGGCAAGCTGGCAATTCGGGATCTGTGCCGTCAATGGCTGAAGAATTGCTGAAATCTGGTGCAAAAGCGGTTTTGGGTTGGGGTCAAAAGGTTTTAGATTCTGATGCGACTGCCGCAGCTGCCGTATTGTATCAGGAATTGTCAGGCGGAAAACAAATCACTGAAGCTGTTGCTTGTACTTACCAAGCATTAATTAAGAACAAAGCGCGGGATTGGCACTTGTTGCGGCTGTATGCAGCAGGCAATTTACCAAGTTCATTAGTCACACCGTTGCGGAGTCGGGGACGGAAACCAGCACCACCGCTTTCTGTTTCTACCCAGTTTTTAGATCCTGCGGGTAAGGTGAAAGTCCCGACGCGGGAGAGTTTTGTTGGGCGTCGTCGTCAATTGCAAAATTGTTTGCGGGTGCTGAGTCAACCTTTGCTATCCCACCCTTACCAAGGGGGGGACACAGGGGGGGTAGGGGTGTTGATTCATGGGATGGGCGGTTTGGGTAAAAGTAGTTTAGCAGCTAGGCTTTGTGACAGACTGCCGAATTTTGAGCGTGTTGTCTGGGTGGGAAGAATTGATCAAGCTAATTTGGTGAGTCGTTTAGCAGAAAAGTTGGATGACAACGAACAACGCAAAAGCTTACAAAATTATGATGAAGAATTAAAATATCGGCTGCGGCGAGTTTTCCAGCAGTTGCATGAGGGTGCAAAGCCGTTTTTGTTGGTGCTGGATGACTTTGAAGAAAATTTAGAACCCCGCAATGAGAGTTATGTGCTGCAACCGGAAGCAGTAGAGGTAATGAAAGCTTTAGTTTGGGCAATTAGAGAAAATTTCACTTCCCACCGCATCATTATTACTTGCCGTTACGATTTTGAATTTACCCAGTTGCAGTATTTCCAAAAGCAGCCGTTGGATGCACTGCATGGTGCAGATTTGCGAAAAAAGTGCGATCGCCTCACAGCCTTTAATGCTAAATCTCAGGTGGATGAGGCGTTAAAATCGCAAGCGCAGAAGTTAGCAGATGGTAATCCCCGCTTGCTGGAATGGTTGGATAAGATTCTGCAAAATACAACGGTTGATGTGGCGGCAATATTGAATCGGTTAGCAGCAGATCCGGTGGAGTTGCGAGAGCAAGTTTTGGCAGAGGCGCTGCTGGAACAGATGGATACAACCATGCGGGAGATGTTGTCACGGGGTTTAGTGTTTGAGTTGCCAGTACCGAGGGAAGCTTTAGCCGCAGTTTGTGAGAATATCTCCAATTTGGAACATTATATTAGTCGAGCAGTGGCGTTGGGACTATTGGAAGTGAGCCATGATGAGGCGTTACGAGTACCACGCATTTTGCCCCTACCTGTGATCGAAAATAAAAATATATACAGTCAATCTGTAAGGATTCTCAATCAAATCTGGCGACTAGAAACCGAAGGCAATCTTGCAGAAGATAGATGTATTGAAATTCATAGATTAGCTTTACTAGGTGGAGAAAAAGATATAGCTATTGAAACTTGTTCTGCTCTTGCTTTTTGGAACCAAGGTCAAAGTCTTTATCGTAATGCAGCCAAGGTCTGTAAAACTACTTTAAAATTCTTTAAAGATTGGAGTATTTTTAATAACTTGGCGCGAGCAGAAAAAGAACTTGGTAATACTAAAAACGCCTTAAAATACTATCATGAAGCTTTAAATCTATGCCCACTATTTAATAAAAAACAAAAAGCAACAATTCTACATAACTTATCTATTATTTATATTGAGACAGGTCAACCCAAAAAAGCCATTTACTTTAATAAAAAATCTCGGGAAATTTCTCAAGAAATTAATAGCTATGAAAACTTAATGATGGTTTCTCATGGAATGGCAATTATTTGTACACAGCAAGGGAAAATAGACGATGCTCTTAATTATTACGAAAAAGCTTTAGAAGCTGCTGATCGAATTGAAGATGAAGTAATTTTGACTCAAAAACCTAGATATAAAGCAGTTTGCCTAAGTAATATAGCTTATATTCATACATTAAATGGGAATCTTGAAGCAGCAATTACTTTATATACAAAATCTATTCAAATAATGGAAGAATTAGGCGATATTAAAAATCAGGCAGCGACCTTACACAACATTGCTCAAATTTATATATTGCAAGGATTAATTAATCAAGCTGTACCTTTCCTTCTACAATCGCTGACATTAAAAGAGAGTATTGGATATGTAAAAGGACAGTCAGTAACATTACACACTTTAGCTCATGTATATATTACGCAAGGGCAAGTTGATCAAGGAATAGCTTTATATGAAAAAGCCCTCAAACTTGCACGAGAAATCCATGATGTTGAAGGTCAAGCTTATTCTCTGATGATGCTTGGACAAATAGTTGCTATAGAAAGAAGCTTTTCAGTCGGCATGGGCTATTTACATGAGGCTATCAATATCTTCCAACAACTAAATTCTCCGCATACAAAGAAAGTACAAGCAATTATTGATTACTTATTATCCACGAGGCTTTGA
- a CDS encoding pirin family protein, with translation MSQNTISHLIHDRNARGHAKMGWLDSYHTFSFGSFYDPNRMGFRSLRVINDDRIAPGAGFPTHSHRDMEILTYVLEGAVEHKDSLGTGSVIRPGDAQIMSAGTGISHSEFNPSPTEPLHLLQIWILPDREGITPRYEQKAFPLEEKRGKLRLIASKDGRDGAVTIHQDVELYTSVLESGDVVNHQVKSDRYAWLQIAQGIVNLNGEELRAGDGVQINGEEQLEISTNIGGEILLFDLG, from the coding sequence ATGTCTCAAAATACAATTAGCCATCTAATTCATGATAGAAACGCCCGTGGTCACGCTAAAATGGGCTGGCTCGATAGTTATCACACATTTTCCTTCGGTAGTTTTTACGATCCGAACCGCATGGGATTTCGCTCTCTGCGAGTGATTAACGACGATCGCATCGCCCCTGGTGCTGGATTCCCTACCCACAGCCATCGTGATATGGAAATCCTCACTTATGTCTTAGAAGGTGCTGTGGAGCATAAAGACAGCTTGGGTACTGGATCGGTAATTCGTCCCGGTGATGCCCAGATTATGAGTGCTGGAACTGGAATCAGCCACAGTGAATTTAATCCTTCGCCAACTGAACCACTACACTTGCTACAAATCTGGATTCTTCCCGATCGAGAAGGAATAACGCCAAGATATGAACAAAAAGCTTTTCCTCTCGAAGAAAAGCGCGGCAAATTACGCTTAATTGCCTCTAAAGATGGGCGCGATGGTGCTGTGACAATTCACCAAGATGTTGAGTTATATACATCTGTTTTAGAGTCAGGTGATGTTGTTAATCATCAAGTCAAAAGCGATCGCTATGCCTGGTTACAAATAGCGCAAGGCATAGTTAACTTAAATGGCGAAGAACTCAGAGCAGGCGATGGTGTACAAATCAACGGCGAAGAACAGCTAGAAATTAGCACCAACATCGGCGGCGAAATCTTGCTTTTCGATTTAGGCTAA
- the dps gene encoding DNA starvation/stationary phase protection protein Dps — protein MSDNSITSRLYPTRIDIPAEARVQIVVLLNQTLAATSDLKTQAKQAHWNVKGTDFYQLHLLFDELAGELEGYIDMVAERVTALGGYAFGTARAAASNSILPEYPLDILDGKDHVTALSDRYAFYAKHLREAIDKTDELGDLDTADLYTEISRTIDKRLWFLEAHLQVVEIKAENGKAATTKTQKIPAGVK, from the coding sequence ATGAGTGACAACAGCATTACATCACGTTTGTACCCTACCCGCATTGACATTCCTGCCGAAGCGCGAGTGCAAATCGTGGTACTTCTCAACCAAACTTTGGCAGCTACTTCTGATTTGAAAACCCAAGCAAAGCAAGCGCACTGGAATGTTAAAGGTACTGACTTTTACCAGTTACACTTATTATTTGATGAACTTGCTGGGGAATTGGAAGGATACATCGATATGGTCGCTGAACGCGTCACAGCTTTAGGCGGATACGCTTTTGGAACAGCCCGCGCCGCAGCTAGTAATTCAATTTTGCCAGAATATCCTTTAGATATTTTGGATGGTAAAGACCATGTAACAGCCTTATCAGATCGTTATGCATTCTATGCTAAACATCTTCGGGAAGCGATCGATAAAACTGATGAATTAGGCGACCTCGATACCGCCGACCTTTACACCGAAATTTCTCGCACCATTGACAAACGACTCTGGTTCTTAGAAGCTCATCTACAAGTAGTAGAAATTAAGGCAGAGAATGGCAAAGCGGCTACTACTAAAACTCAAAAGATCCCTGCTGGTGTAAAATAA